The Ciconia boyciana chromosome 2, ASM3463844v1, whole genome shotgun sequence genome has a segment encoding these proteins:
- the PSMG4 gene encoding proteasome assembly chaperone 4 → MEAAGGEGAAAGGIALHDFSGRLGEQRVHFHAMRLRDSLFLWVGAAPALGSLAVAMCSPRDSIPVAASLLGDPSDTASACLAQRLASKTKKQVFVSYNLPNTDSSFTLLIENRIKEEMMAFPEKF, encoded by the exons AtggaggcggcgggcggcgagggagcggcggcgggcggcatCGCCCTGCACGACTTCAGCGGGCGGCTGGGCGAGCAGCGGGTGCACTTCCACGCCATGCGGCTGCGGGACTCGCTCTTCCTCTGGGTGGGCGCCGCGCCCGCCCTCGGCAGCCTGGCCGTCGCCATGTGCAGCCCCCGC GACAGCATCCCGGTGGCCGCCTCGCTGCTGGGGGATCCCTCCGACACCGCCTCCGCCTGCCTGGCCCAGCGCTTGG cCAGCAAGACCAAAAAACAGGTATTTGTCAGCTACAACCTTCCAAACACAGACAGCAGTTTCACCTTACTCATAGAAAACAGGATCAAAGAAGAAATGATGGCTTTTCCAGAGAAGTTCTGA